A part of Streptomyces sp. NBC_01235 genomic DNA contains:
- a CDS encoding MazG-like family protein, giving the protein MTDQDEATQPTPAPKTTAPADLWPTIDALWTWLDANRAHGGREGLLLRMLKLSEEVGEVAQAVIGATGQNPRKGTSHTWEDVQGELCDVVITALVALRTLTPEPEAVFAGHLARVVERSSGSAGDRPA; this is encoded by the coding sequence ATGACCGATCAGGACGAGGCCACGCAGCCCACCCCGGCACCGAAGACGACCGCCCCCGCCGACCTCTGGCCCACCATCGACGCCCTGTGGACCTGGCTGGACGCCAACCGGGCGCACGGCGGCCGCGAGGGTCTGCTGCTGCGCATGCTGAAGCTGTCGGAGGAGGTCGGCGAGGTCGCCCAGGCGGTCATCGGCGCAACCGGCCAGAACCCCCGCAAGGGCACCAGCCACACCTGGGAGGACGTCCAGGGCGAGCTGTGCGACGTCGTCATCACGGCGCTGGTGGCCCTGCGCACGCTGACACCGGAGCCGGAGGCGGTGTTCGCGGGGCACCTTGCCCGGGTGGTGGAGCGGTCGTCGGGGAGCGCCGGGGACCGGCCCGCATGA
- a CDS encoding APC family permease — translation MPDPGPAGPSSTSGPAGGTPQRLRGGVLGMADIAAATMANVGPAMSFFFGFAFLATTAGVASPLTIVAAGVAVALFGNTLAEFSRAHPSAGSFITFVGRTFGPVSAVTTALLAGLGYIIAMASVIAISGGFMQITLHHYTGVDLPWIIWTLLLTGLSVVLMLRGIVVSTKWAGYFFGVEMLVLVVVSVATIVEHRGDLSAAPFLPSHVTHGLKGLAAGFPLAVYLFIGWENSAALAEETENPRRNVGRAVFSSVAIMTVSYILFSYATVTGFGYDVQRLGDSRIPFIDVAQHTLGTLAFLAYVGGLTSTLGVLIAGINSQARLVFNAGREGLLPSFFGYVHPTRRTPNNAIVTFTATALLIIAGWGLGHVLGDGGQMNPVVFFAESSSLGAILILLVYLASNIALPLYYRRYRPQEFRIVRHLVLPAVGALAVLIPLYYLAKPGQPAPYSWFPYAALATLLAAVCYATLLVRRDPGLAERVGSVVADAE, via the coding sequence ATGCCTGACCCCGGACCTGCCGGACCGTCGTCGACGTCGGGCCCCGCCGGTGGCACGCCCCAGCGGCTGCGCGGCGGCGTCCTCGGCATGGCGGACATCGCAGCCGCCACGATGGCCAACGTCGGCCCGGCCATGAGCTTCTTCTTCGGCTTCGCCTTCCTGGCCACCACCGCGGGTGTCGCGTCCCCGCTGACCATCGTGGCGGCGGGGGTGGCGGTCGCGCTGTTCGGCAACACGCTGGCCGAGTTCTCCCGGGCGCACCCCTCGGCGGGCAGCTTCATCACCTTCGTGGGCAGGACCTTCGGGCCGGTCAGCGCGGTGACCACAGCTCTGCTCGCCGGACTCGGCTACATCATCGCGATGGCCTCCGTCATCGCGATCTCGGGCGGGTTCATGCAGATCACCCTGCACCACTACACCGGCGTCGACCTGCCGTGGATCATCTGGACGCTGCTGCTGACCGGGCTGTCGGTGGTGCTGATGCTGCGCGGGATCGTGGTGTCCACCAAGTGGGCCGGCTACTTCTTCGGCGTGGAGATGCTCGTGCTGGTCGTGGTCTCGGTCGCGACGATCGTCGAGCACCGCGGTGACCTCTCCGCGGCCCCGTTCCTGCCCTCCCACGTCACCCACGGCCTCAAGGGCCTCGCGGCGGGCTTCCCGCTGGCGGTGTACCTGTTCATCGGCTGGGAGAACTCGGCGGCGCTGGCCGAGGAGACGGAGAACCCGCGGCGCAACGTCGGCCGCGCCGTGTTCTCCTCCGTCGCGATCATGACGGTGAGCTACATCCTCTTCTCCTACGCCACGGTGACCGGCTTCGGCTACGACGTGCAGCGGCTCGGCGACTCCCGAATCCCCTTCATCGACGTCGCCCAGCACACGCTCGGGACGCTGGCGTTCCTCGCCTACGTCGGCGGCCTGACCTCCACCCTCGGCGTGCTGATCGCAGGCATCAACTCCCAGGCGAGGCTGGTGTTCAACGCCGGACGCGAGGGCCTGCTCCCGTCCTTCTTCGGCTATGTGCACCCCACGCGCCGTACGCCGAACAACGCGATCGTCACCTTCACCGCCACCGCGCTGCTGATCATCGCGGGGTGGGGTCTGGGGCATGTGCTCGGGGACGGCGGCCAGATGAACCCGGTGGTCTTCTTCGCCGAGTCCTCGAGTCTGGGCGCGATCCTGATCCTGCTGGTCTACCTCGCGTCCAACATCGCGCTGCCGCTGTACTACCGCAGATACCGTCCCCAGGAGTTCCGGATCGTGCGGCACCTCGTGCTGCCCGCGGTCGGCGCCCTCGCCGTCCTGATCCCCCTCTACTACCTCGCCAAGCCCGGACAGCCCGCCCCGTACAGCTGGTTCCCGTACGCGGCACTGGCCACCCTCCTCGCGGCCGTCTGCTACGCGACCCTCCTGGTCCGACGCGACCCGGGCCTGGCCGAACGCGTCGGATCGGTCGTCGCCGACGCGGAGTGA
- a CDS encoding FadR/GntR family transcriptional regulator, giving the protein MVNAAGKFGPYSGWDTRVLTGRGPTGAELVRSRIALQVRLRSVSPGDRLPDAGVLAEELGISEITVRRALEAMCQDGLLDRRRGRAGGTFVAADWDAVVAVMHDADEADSLDAFHLLLECGLVAHSADEVPYGRLDGLRALVEEMDLAQEPAQLLELETRFHLDLAETLGGAGIREFAADLLGRQCLLRPAPGPAVVQARNRCHADLLDELTRGAMDPAVRAVKAHRHAGPS; this is encoded by the coding sequence GTGGTGAATGCAGCGGGCAAGTTCGGCCCCTACAGCGGCTGGGACACGCGCGTCCTGACCGGCAGGGGCCCCACGGGAGCGGAGCTCGTCCGGTCCCGGATCGCCTTGCAGGTGCGTCTGAGGTCCGTGTCGCCGGGAGACCGGCTGCCGGACGCGGGTGTCCTCGCCGAGGAGCTCGGGATCAGTGAGATCACCGTCCGCCGCGCGCTGGAGGCCATGTGTCAGGACGGCCTGCTCGACCGCCGTCGGGGCCGGGCGGGCGGGACCTTCGTCGCGGCGGACTGGGACGCGGTCGTCGCCGTGATGCACGACGCGGACGAGGCGGATTCACTGGACGCCTTCCACCTGCTGCTCGAGTGCGGGCTCGTGGCGCACTCCGCGGACGAGGTCCCGTACGGCCGGCTCGACGGGCTGCGGGCGCTGGTGGAGGAGATGGACCTGGCCCAAGAACCGGCACAGCTGCTCGAACTGGAGACCCGCTTTCACCTCGACCTCGCGGAGACGCTCGGCGGCGCCGGGATACGCGAGTTCGCCGCCGACCTGCTCGGCCGGCAGTGCCTGCTGCGGCCCGCGCCGGGCCCCGCGGTCGTTCAGGCCCGCAACCGCTGCCACGCCGACCTGCTCGACGAACTCACCCGTGGCGCGATGGACCCGGCGGTACGAGCGGTGAAGGCACACCGGCACGCCGGCCCGAGCTGA
- a CDS encoding amino acid permease has product MTTTVPKTSPTESGGLQAGLKNRHLSMIAIGGVIGAGLFVGSGSGIAAAGPGILVSYALVGVLVVLVMRMLGEMAAANPTSGSFSAYADRALGRWAGFTIGWLYWFFWVVVLAVEATAGAKILAGWIPAVPQWGWALIVMIVLTATNLASVSSYGEFEFWFAGIKVVAIAAFIVIGGLALFGLLPGSDHPASGFSNLTAHGGFLPNGPGAILTGVLMVVFSFMGSEIVTLAAGETADPRAAVTKATNSVIWRIAVFYLGSILVVVSLLRWDDPAILKDGSYVAALSSIGIPHAAQIMNTIVLTSVLSCLNSGLYTASRMAFSLGRRSDAPAAFGQTTGRGVPRAAILASVVFGFVAVAFNYLWPDTVFQFLLNASGAIALFVWLVICFSQLRMRKIIERESPEKLVVRMWLYPYLTWATIALITFVLGYMLTDTADGGGRDQVVLSTLAAAGVVAFALIRERLSKRNSTHDTAPLS; this is encoded by the coding sequence ATGACCACAACCGTCCCCAAAACCTCTCCCACGGAGTCCGGCGGCCTGCAGGCCGGACTCAAGAACCGCCACCTGTCGATGATCGCGATCGGCGGTGTCATCGGCGCCGGCCTGTTCGTCGGCTCCGGCTCCGGCATCGCCGCCGCCGGTCCCGGAATCCTCGTCTCGTACGCGCTCGTCGGCGTCCTCGTCGTCCTCGTGATGCGCATGCTCGGCGAGATGGCCGCGGCCAACCCCACCTCCGGTTCGTTCTCCGCCTACGCCGACCGCGCGCTCGGCCGCTGGGCCGGCTTCACCATCGGCTGGCTGTACTGGTTCTTCTGGGTCGTGGTGCTCGCCGTCGAGGCGACCGCCGGGGCCAAGATCCTGGCCGGCTGGATCCCCGCGGTGCCCCAGTGGGGTTGGGCCCTGATCGTCATGATCGTGCTCACCGCCACCAACCTGGCCTCGGTCAGCTCCTACGGCGAGTTCGAGTTCTGGTTCGCCGGCATCAAGGTCGTCGCCATCGCCGCGTTCATCGTGATCGGCGGCCTCGCGCTCTTCGGGCTGCTGCCCGGCTCCGACCACCCGGCGAGCGGCTTCTCCAACCTCACCGCGCACGGCGGCTTCCTGCCGAACGGGCCCGGCGCGATCCTCACCGGCGTCCTGATGGTCGTCTTCTCCTTCATGGGCAGCGAGATCGTCACCCTGGCGGCGGGCGAGACCGCCGACCCGCGGGCCGCCGTCACCAAGGCCACCAACAGCGTGATCTGGCGGATCGCGGTGTTCTACCTGGGCTCGATCCTGGTCGTGGTGTCACTGCTGCGCTGGGACGACCCGGCGATCCTCAAGGACGGCTCGTACGTCGCCGCCCTGAGCTCCATCGGCATCCCGCACGCCGCGCAGATCATGAACACCATCGTGCTGACCTCGGTGCTGTCCTGTCTCAACTCGGGCCTGTACACCGCCTCGCGCATGGCCTTCTCGCTCGGCCGGCGCAGCGACGCCCCGGCCGCCTTCGGGCAGACCACGGGCCGCGGTGTGCCGCGCGCGGCCATCCTCGCCTCGGTGGTCTTCGGCTTCGTCGCTGTCGCCTTCAACTACCTGTGGCCGGACACCGTCTTCCAGTTCCTGCTCAACGCCTCCGGCGCGATCGCCCTGTTCGTCTGGCTGGTGATCTGCTTCTCCCAGCTGCGGATGCGCAAGATCATCGAGCGGGAGTCGCCGGAGAAGCTGGTCGTCCGGATGTGGCTCTACCCCTACCTGACCTGGGCGACGATCGCCCTCATCACCTTCGTCCTGGGCTACATGCTCACCGACACGGCCGACGGTGGCGGCCGCGACCAGGTGGTCCTGTCCACGCTGGCGGCCGCCGGTGTGGTGGCCTTCGCACTGATCCGCGAACGGCTGTCCAAGAGGAACAGCACGCACGACACGGCGCCCCTGTCCTGA
- a CDS encoding MmyB family transcriptional regulator, with product MKQRNVVRYVFLHPEAPKLFDDWHDRIRAAVGRLRSLHSLEPDAPGLAPHVDELLVASPEFTELEARAYSTQTVLM from the coding sequence GTGAAGCAGCGCAACGTGGTCCGCTACGTCTTCCTCCACCCGGAAGCGCCCAAGCTGTTCGACGACTGGCACGACCGGATCCGCGCCGCCGTCGGCCGCCTGCGCTCCCTGCACAGCCTGGAACCCGACGCCCCCGGCCTGGCCCCGCACGTCGACGAACTGCTCGTCGCAAGCCCGGAGTTCACCGAACTGGAAGCCCGGGCGTACTCGACCCAGACGGTCTTGATGTGA
- a CDS encoding restriction endonuclease fold toxin-2 domain-containing protein, translating to MSVGLPLDLKVIAEGMIKASMGMVGTVMVGTRDTAIALFHELDRQHGMAGDDDAGRAFAKVYKSAASTTLDKMGFSAYVMGETGKGLMRNAREFMARDSQIASAILNKQVDLTAGMGDPGADCTESFLGLGQELPEAVGDTAWYDQYAPAGMSDRFRGSPEKLRDVAVSWRAGGKMMLRFLEDAQVFAHTADKAHSGEAADAFRLYFKAFVGFAEPPERAQQDETLVANLVAACNQLAKACDQYADHVEAAKRKITQNDLDPFHVEMPWDQPMFGGNGDDGGLLDAVLGDPWIHQLGDVAHALDESEKRVKLPQGSDDPPGLPVPPLLPVPVPVPVPLVLASYRGQAPAILPAINRIDPSIPAQDPIPPAPGTTRLLTSGEQPGFRTWLNSLNTGGFAGGGGPTNPDNAYQLRVAGYPEREVPLAGRKQGLMVDGIRPVDGYLVEAKHVRDPDCAKRSFRSIERVNETLAKPVKVDAKGDPKWDPLIDGMYRGDESELRRYKSAMANPANSEIRGLEIVTNGKDNAAYWESMMAMNGVTGSARYVP from the coding sequence ATGAGCGTGGGGCTGCCGCTGGACCTGAAGGTCATAGCCGAGGGCATGATCAAGGCGTCCATGGGAATGGTGGGCACGGTCATGGTCGGAACGCGCGATACCGCCATCGCGCTCTTCCACGAACTCGACCGGCAACATGGCATGGCCGGGGATGACGACGCGGGGCGGGCGTTCGCGAAGGTGTACAAGTCGGCGGCCTCCACCACGCTCGACAAGATGGGCTTCAGTGCCTACGTGATGGGCGAGACCGGCAAGGGGCTGATGCGCAACGCCCGCGAGTTCATGGCGCGGGACAGCCAGATCGCCTCCGCGATCCTGAACAAGCAGGTGGACCTGACCGCCGGCATGGGCGACCCCGGAGCGGACTGCACCGAGAGCTTCCTCGGGCTGGGCCAGGAGTTGCCTGAAGCCGTCGGCGACACGGCTTGGTACGACCAGTACGCCCCGGCCGGCATGAGCGATCGCTTCCGCGGCTCGCCGGAGAAGCTGCGGGACGTCGCCGTGTCCTGGCGTGCGGGCGGGAAGATGATGCTGCGTTTCCTGGAGGACGCCCAGGTGTTCGCGCACACGGCCGACAAAGCACACTCCGGGGAGGCCGCGGACGCGTTCCGCCTCTACTTCAAAGCGTTCGTCGGCTTCGCGGAGCCACCCGAACGGGCCCAGCAGGACGAGACACTGGTCGCCAACCTCGTGGCGGCGTGCAACCAGCTCGCCAAAGCCTGTGACCAGTACGCGGATCACGTCGAAGCGGCGAAGCGGAAGATCACCCAGAACGATTTGGACCCCTTCCACGTCGAGATGCCGTGGGACCAGCCGATGTTCGGCGGCAACGGCGACGACGGCGGGCTCCTCGACGCGGTACTCGGCGATCCCTGGATCCACCAGCTCGGCGACGTCGCCCATGCCCTGGACGAGTCCGAGAAGCGCGTCAAGCTCCCCCAGGGCTCTGACGATCCTCCCGGGCTTCCCGTACCGCCGCTTCTTCCCGTGCCCGTTCCGGTCCCTGTGCCGCTGGTCCTCGCCTCCTACCGCGGGCAGGCTCCGGCCATCCTTCCGGCGATCAACAGGATCGACCCCTCCATCCCCGCCCAGGACCCCATCCCTCCGGCGCCCGGCACCACCCGCCTTCTCACCTCAGGAGAGCAGCCCGGGTTCCGCACCTGGCTGAACTCGCTCAACACCGGGGGCTTCGCCGGAGGTGGTGGCCCCACCAACCCCGACAACGCCTATCAGCTACGCGTGGCCGGCTACCCGGAGCGCGAGGTACCGCTGGCCGGCCGTAAGCAGGGGCTCATGGTGGACGGGATACGTCCCGTCGACGGCTACCTCGTCGAGGCGAAGCACGTCCGCGACCCGGACTGCGCGAAGCGCAGTTTCCGCAGCATCGAGCGCGTCAACGAGACGCTCGCCAAGCCCGTGAAGGTGGATGCCAAGGGCGACCCGAAGTGGGACCCGCTGATCGACGGCATGTACCGGGGTGACGAGTCGGAGCTGCGTCGGTACAAGAGCGCGATGGCCAACCCGGCGAACTCCGAGATCCGCGGTCTTGAGATCGTGACCAACGGCAAGGACAACGCGGCCTACTGGGAGTCGATGATGGCCATGAACGGCGTCACCGGCTCCGCACGGTACGTGCCCTGA
- a CDS encoding ATP-binding protein, translating into MITPSPTTSPALIPASAPAHHFRIQLSSTRRGARLARLLVEQQLEEWGIPRTVPVTRALVAITAELAANAVTHGRTPGRDFEVRLSLTATQVRVEVSDTRPDRLLPLPDGTTAATSPPPDTAANGRGLLLVDAFATHWGCEPRNKFVKTVWAEVSL; encoded by the coding sequence ATGATCACCCCCTCCCCCACAACCTCCCCCGCCCTCATCCCCGCCTCCGCTCCCGCCCACCACTTCAGAATCCAGCTCAGCTCCACCCGCCGAGGCGCCCGTCTCGCCCGTCTCCTCGTGGAGCAGCAACTCGAAGAGTGGGGCATCCCCCGCACCGTCCCCGTCACGCGCGCCCTCGTCGCCATCACCGCCGAACTCGCCGCGAACGCCGTCACACACGGCCGTACTCCCGGTCGGGACTTCGAGGTACGTCTCTCCCTCACTGCAACCCAAGTCCGAGTCGAGGTCAGCGACACCCGCCCGGACCGGCTGCTCCCATTGCCCGACGGCACAACCGCTGCAACATCGCCGCCGCCCGATACGGCAGCAAACGGCCGTGGCCTTCTCCTCGTCGACGCCTTCGCCACCCACTGGGGCTGCGAGCCGCGCAACAAGTTCGTCAAGACCGTCTGGGCCGAGGTCTCCCTGTGA
- a CDS encoding helix-turn-helix domain-containing protein, producing the protein MSNIYGDWLKAQRETAGLTQQELADQAIMTRSHISHIEAGRRIPSKEDARRLDRALNTGDVLSSFLPDEGAAVAEYFEAALLLEQQATVIHEFAPSFVPGILQTKRYAHAVLSTSFPPVSEAECDRLVVTRLDRAKILDNPVSPIVWALLDEAVLRRVVGSREIMADQIMHMVRLVESGRVRVHVMPYDVGAYQLLQSLLTLMWFEDQPPVAYSEGVQVGKVHDSPAVVTRLQGVYALAMTDALSLKESLGMMRAIAEDYGHRG; encoded by the coding sequence TTGAGTAACATCTATGGGGATTGGTTGAAGGCTCAGCGCGAGACGGCTGGGCTGACACAGCAAGAGCTGGCGGACCAGGCGATCATGACCCGTTCGCACATCTCGCACATCGAGGCCGGCCGCCGCATCCCGTCCAAGGAAGACGCGCGACGACTGGACAGGGCGCTGAACACCGGTGACGTGCTGAGCAGCTTCCTGCCGGATGAAGGCGCGGCGGTCGCGGAGTACTTCGAGGCGGCTCTGCTGCTCGAACAGCAGGCAACGGTGATCCACGAGTTCGCGCCGTCGTTCGTCCCGGGCATCCTCCAGACCAAGAGGTACGCGCATGCAGTTCTGAGCACGTCCTTCCCTCCTGTGAGCGAAGCGGAATGTGACAGGCTCGTTGTCACACGCCTTGACCGTGCCAAGATCCTCGACAACCCGGTTAGTCCGATCGTCTGGGCCCTGCTCGACGAAGCTGTACTGCGTCGCGTCGTGGGCAGCCGAGAGATCATGGCCGACCAGATCATGCACATGGTTCGGCTCGTGGAGAGCGGACGCGTGCGAGTGCACGTGATGCCTTACGACGTCGGTGCGTATCAGCTTCTCCAGAGCCTGCTCACCTTGATGTGGTTCGAGGACCAGCCTCCGGTGGCTTACTCGGAGGGCGTCCAGGTCGGCAAGGTGCACGACTCTCCGGCCGTGGTCACACGCCTTCAAGGCGTCTACGCTCTGGCCATGACCGATGCACTGTCACTCAAGGAGTCGTTGGGCATGATGCGGGCGATAGCAGAGGACTACGGACATCGTGGCTGA
- a CDS encoding DUF397 domain-containing protein → MAEQTIPNSSVLAGWRRSSYSGPEGGSCVEVLDGYPAGVPVRDSKAPQGPALVFSAAGWAAFVVAVKTSGLRS, encoded by the coding sequence GTGGCTGAGCAGACCATCCCGAACAGTTCCGTGTTGGCAGGCTGGCGTAGGTCGTCCTACAGCGGTCCCGAAGGCGGTAGTTGTGTGGAGGTGCTAGATGGCTACCCGGCAGGTGTGCCTGTTCGGGACTCCAAGGCACCCCAAGGGCCTGCGCTGGTCTTCTCGGCCGCTGGTTGGGCGGCGTTCGTTGTGGCGGTGAAGACCAGCGGCCTTCGGTCCTGA